cccttatgtttcccttttaaatgtaaggctgctgcataaaataataaagtagttttaatttatagtgacgttctttgctgcgtcctcctttatgtttcaataacgctaaataatctttacaccatattaaagacacagcagacagtaaaggttttcgagagtttttgtcaagtttaaaatgtttgtttgtttgtgcgcgtttagatgcctgtatgtgtgtgtgagaccgggcaaaagcgctccttcacagctctgttatgccgcgagcggcttttttctttatttattttggagataatacacatacaaatacaacagaaagtaataaacttaacaaaatacgtgcccactttcgcagactttaaacaatatattgtcatatcttgataaaatagcctaagctttaatgaaatataatttaaagaattacaaatatcggatatatataaaatcacattaaataaattaaccaatataaaataaacaaaagctagctacaacaatgtaggtagcctatatccaATACAtgaatcaaaccgttttaaagccacatatagcctaactttcattttacaaagacctgtctgacaaaaaaaaaaaagattttcgataatttctaaaaacaataaacaccggagaaggtttgaaatatttatataaagtaaatatttatataagtaaatatttataaagtatttggatacgatgatattaatcaaatcgcgcaaacagagcattatttgggtgagtgaaagcagaatctcctatacctttttttctgtcactcagtcctgcgcagcgctcgctgctttaaacgcatcgggggaaagtccaaacacaaaatgtgttctatatcctcaaacaactgtttatgtttttatatgacgtggttaaatttataaatgaaactttaaatgaggagttttagtgaatagctgccgagcgcaacaaatatggctatattttattaggctactcgctcttgtgctgaaaacttaacacgacttctatcaacacgaggatgttaaaaaatacatgccatgtcgagttataaaggagaatttctgtggctttatattatggatgtgagctctctgtgttgggtccctgcgttagtggcgagagcactccATGCACAatgcagtcggtcggcgagtaaacaaatgtaatgaatggaaatacacaggtctgtgcgtatagacatttcatgtactgctgtacagtaacgtgtcatttgtttgtttcggttgtcttcattttaatggtttcgtttcgtgatgactctatggtgtgctttatctgcctcattcccgctgaagtgtgcgggttgtgtgacgtttgattcggggacgttctgtgggcggtgtttgcgtgacgcgctgtgagctttagcccgacagtggaaacgcgacatgatttcagcctcatttctcaacctcccgggctattggcccgccccggcccgattaaagccctggctcgcactggcccgatagtggaaatgcggctaatcaGTCTTTACTGTCTATTTATTAGATTCTTCAGCCAACAGGCACAGTTTATGGATAGGTCTTTGAAGTGTACCTGTTTTGGTTTTCACTATAGCAACTCTTACAAGACCTTGGCTATCCGGTAGAGTCTTTAGGATCCTTCCCATTAACCATGAATTTCTTGGAGCAGTGTCATCAACTATGAGTACCAAGTCTCCGGGAAAGAAATTGTTCTTTATTCGTTGCCACTTACTTCTCTTCTGCATTAACAGAAGGTATTCTTTAATCCAGCGTTTCCAGAAAAGATCAGCAATATATTGTACCTGCTTCCATCTTCGTCGAGAGTATAGATCTTCTTTCTTGAAACATCCTGGAGGAAAATTTGGTTGTCGTTTTAACTGAAGGAGATGATTGGGGGTTAAAGGTTCTAGATCGTTAGGGTCATTTGATATAGATGTAATGGGTCTGTCATTTAGGATCATTTCCACTTTACACATTGCTGTATGCAGGCCTTCATCATCAAGTATTTGTTCTTTAGTAACAgaatataaaacctttttttactGATTTAATCAATCTTTCCCATACACCCCCAAAATGTGCTACAGATGGTGGGTTGAACATCCAGTTTACTCCAATATCAGTCAAAATTCAAGTAATCTTCTCATGTTTGAGTGTTTTCAATGTTTCCTGTAATTCCTTTTGTGCACCAATAAAATTAGTTCCTTGGTCTGTTCTAATAGTTGCAACTGGGTCTCTCCGGGCTATGAATCTTCTTATAGCATTTATACAGGAATCTGTATCAAGAGAATTTGTTACTTCTAAATGCACTGCACGTGATACAAGGCAATTAAAGATGACTCCATACCTTTTTACATGTGTGCGACCTCTTTTAATTTCCATAGGGCCAAAGTAGTCTATTCCTGTGTTTGTGAAAGGCGGCAAGTCAGGGGTTATACGGTCTTGAGGTAAATTTGCCATCCTTTGTTTGCCTACTTTCCCCTGAATACGTCTACAGAAGGTGCAATGATGAATTATACTTCTTGCCATGTTGTTTGCACAAGGTAGCCAGTAGCGCTGAAGTAATTTGGAAAGCATGTAGTTTCTTCCTAAATGGCCATAACTCTcatgaatgtgttttaaaattaatttagaaacaGGAGAATTTTGCGGAAGAATAGTAGGATTTTTGATTTCCAGTGGCATTGCAGATTTGCCAAGTCTACCTCCTACCTTGAGTAAGCCATTGTCAATGAAGGGATTTAGATTGGCAATAGCACTTCTGTTTTTAACTGGATTtccatgttgaatgtctttgaaTTCTTCTTTGAAGTGTTGTTCCTGTACATATCGAATGATTGATTCTTCTGCATCTTTGAGATCTTCTACAGATAAATTTGGTTCAGTTATTCGGTGTGCAACATTAGAACTTGTATCAGGGATTACCTTATTAGATTTCTGTTTCCTTTTCAGGATGGCTTTAAGGAAGTTCTTAAATTTTAGAATCCATCCAACAGCTCTCCTGAGCTTGTTCCATTGGGAATAGTATTCAACCAGTTTGTTTGTATCAggtttttgttcattcattatagTTAGTGCATTGACATTGACAAAAATAGGTTTCTTGACCTCTGGGTCATCTGAATAGGTGATAGGCATATTAGAACAGTGATCTTCCTCTAATTTAAGGAGGTCTGGTCCATGTAGCCATTGTTTCATTTCTGTTAATGCACTGGCATCTAGTCCTTGAGATGCACAATCTGCTGGATTATCTTTAGATTTCACATATCTCCACTGATTAGGGTTTGAAAGATCTCGAATAATGGAGAGTCTATTTGCTACAAAGGTGTGAAATCTAGAATGTTCATTGTTTATGTATTTGAGAATTAACTGACTGTCAGTCCAAAATACAGATTTTTCCAAGGGTAGGCAAAATTCCCTTTTCAACATTCGATCAATATGTGATGCTAATGTAGCTGCTGTCAGTTCTAATTTGGGGATGATTATTTGCTTAAGTGGAGCAACTCTTGGCTTGGCAAAAACAAATGCTGTTTCGGTCTTATTCTTGTTATTGCTGTATCTGAGGTAGCTCACAGTTCCATAGCCACATTCACTTGCATCACAGAAGTGATGAAGTTGAACTGTTTTGAATTCTCCAAAATCTGAGGACTTTATGCATCTTGGAATGCATAGCCAGTCCCAGTCTTTGAACCATTTTTCCCATGGACATGaagtcattgttatatttattttgttaaattaactaCAAGTTAATTCTGAATATTCATAATTAGTAATAACTCATTATTATTGATCATAATATCGAAAACTGAGCTAATTTCACTGCACGTGTCTAAATTGATTATCTGAAAAGAATCAAAGCAGATACGCAGTtttgttagggtgctttcacacctgccttatttagttcggttgaatcgcactagagtttgtttttcctcttggtgcggttcgtttgggcaggtgagaatgcagcaattgtactcgagtgcgcaccaaaagcagaccaaataagcgtaccgagacctgcttgaagaggtggtcttggtacgcttttaaacgaaccctggagcgattagtttgtggtgagaatatgattcgtactaaaacaagtccaaccgcaaaaagtactgcgccttttggactaatccagctgccataggccgatgcgctgtgcattatgggatatggaggaaaaatatttgctgACAGCagtttaccaacagagagagagagaggggaagacATTACCTGATGAAATCGTTtcatttccgcaagatgaccatgtcgcagattagctaaattaatttatgcctcctcctgaagtgacgagcgatgcattaaacactgttttccagccgcggccgcgcttcattcttgtaatgtatagtttgtctaaagcaggcatacaatcagtcagcgcagtcgtcccaccagagtaaaaacgacattttgtgtctgccggtttgtttacttgcgggagttcattggcattttcctgcacgtgaattttgaccaatcaataagcaacTTAGGAActatgtttaacaacatctggccaatgagagatgtggattttgtctgatgactgcattttggtttgtttcagcTGGTTCGGACCAAAGTCAGCAGTGTGGTGTAAAaccgacccaaagacggcagaagatgcaacaatgtatcatttattgccctttgTCCGGACCAAataaagcgaactacagatgtgaaagcacccttagactatGGCGACCTTACACCTTCAAGGTTACAAGGGTTCTCTGTagcgtgaatcctctcatgttTTTTCAGATTCCTTGAATCAATAAATCTCTCGTCACAGTGTGAACAcatgtaaggtttctctccagtgtgagtcctctcatgtCTTTTCAGGTTTCCAAATGCACTGAatctcttgtcacagtgtgaacacatgtaaggtttctctccagtgtgagtcctctcatgtgttttcaggatTCCTGATaaactgaatctcttgtcgcagtgtgaacacttgtaaggtttctctccagtgtgagttctctgATGTGATTTCAGGCTTTCTAACAGACAGAAactcttgtcacagtgtgaacacttgtaaggtttctctccagtgtgaatcctctcatgcaTTTTCAATTTTACAGCCGTAATAAAGGTCTTCTCACACTCCAAGCAAATATGCTCTCTTACAccggtgtggatcttctgatgacTCCTTAAACCATCTTGAtctctgaaactctttccacaaacAGTGCATGAACAAGGCTTCTCCTCTGTATGAACTCGAAGGTGTCTCTTCAGGTATGAAGCCATCAAAAATGTTTTCCCGCACTgatcacatttgtgtgttttctctccagtgtgggtcaaCATGTGTCTACCAAAGTTTGTTGTGTgtctgaaactcatcccacactgggaacatgtgaacggtttctctccagtgtggatcatcatgtgattaATAAGGTTTGAGGggtgtctgaaactcttcccacattgagtgcatgtgaatggtttctctccagtgtggatcatcatgtgatttCTGAGACCGTGTTTGCTTGCCAGACTTATTCCACAATGAGTGCAGGGGAAACAGTTTTTGTCTTTTCTCTTCAGTGAGTTATCTATGATTTTCTCATGACGGCGTGTCTCCTCCATCAGGCctgaaataaaagtaaacagactgcctttaaaattaattatttaagaaaGTGAAAGCCACCACTAAAGTTTCATTCATGATCACTTTTGGTGTCTTTTTGTAAACTTCATTTCACAAGCAAGGTACACTGATCTTccaatcattcattttaaaacacttgtcGTATAAAATCAACCGTATTACCATTTCATCATTACCTTTAGATGCTTTTACACATGTTTAGACAATGCATTGATTATAATGTGTCCCTTTGAAGTGGTGGATTTTAGGGCTGGGCGGTATATTGGATTATGGTGATATATCAATATGATTCTCCAACGCGATGCGATATTTTCCAGTATCGTTTATATCGATACAGGGCTCGACAGTGCGACCATTTCACTCACATTTGTGACTAAAAATAGACCTGTGCGAAGTGGAAAATTGATTTAGTCGCACGTGTGATTTTCTTCTTTTATAAGCTCTATTGATGACTTAATTCACGGTAAAACAACATGCTCTTCACAGTTACTTATGGTGTATTAAATTGAAAATCTATTATGACTTTAGCACATGCTGatgctagagctgcacgatattggaaaaaattgacattgcgatattttttttccctgcgatatatactgcgatattatatatatatatatatatatatatatatatatatatatatatatatatatatatatatatatatatatatatatatggctgattccagcgttatggatgtgacatttgcagtaaaaattcaaaacataaattcgcagagaaagtatacgttaacattatattgaattatctgtttatattttccaaaacaactaaccataGAGTTATGGgatgaaaaaaatttaatctgtgaacatttttatactttaaatgagggaaataaacaagcgttatggatgtgacaaaaaaagtctgcaagtttacagtatacaacattttttgtagaaattctgtgaattaaactgcacaacccaaaataaataatgctcaacaaaaggataagagttggctctttatagaacaaaactgattgattttattttattttgacatttttgagggaaaagctgtgttatggatgtgacactttttcgttatggatgtgacggatgtgaaattgccatttgtttgactttggtaaatcaaatataatagtttgaaaacattgacagagacatttttaggtatttttaaactactgtaaaacacttgcctgcgcaaaaaatgtagaaacggtttcgctattttggtgaaaacatttttcttttcatggcaaggttgacattttcatggaattgctcatatgcatctgtcagtgttttcaaactattctatttgatttaccaaagtcacacaaatggtaatttcacatgcgtcacatccataacagagagatgtcacatccataacgacattTTTTCCttagaaatgtgaaaatattaaataaaataaaaccaatcatttttgttttgtagagAGCCGACtctaatccttttgattagcattgtttcttttgggttgagcagtttaattcacatcatttctacaaagtgtgttgtatactgtaaactcgcagacttttttttgtcacatccataacgcatgcttagtttcctcatttaaagtacaaaacacatttacagattgatatttttctgctcccataactctgtggctagttgctcaaaacgctccgtttttggcgctcgagaactccggcgtagtgtggacggttggcgtaaccgtagcaaaacttatgcgttttcaaactaaaacgcactagtgtaaacggggcctaagtttactaaaacttctaaacTATTCTACTACTTCACAAGTAGTTATAATTccttttctaaataaatgaataattagagTCTGCTCAGGCGAGAGGGTGaagtcattgttatatttattttgttaaattaactaCAAGTTAATTCTGAATATTCATAATTAGTAATAACTCATTATTATTGATCATAATACTCAAAAACTGAGCTAATTTCACTGCACGTGTCTGAATTGATTATCTGAAAAGAAACAAAGCAGATACGCAGTtttgttagggtgctttcacacctgccttatttagttcggttgaattgcACAAGAGTTTGTTTttcctcttggtgcggttcgtttgggcaggtgagaatgcagcaatcgtactcgagtgcgcaccaaaagcagaccaaataagcgtaccgagacctgcttgaagaggtggtcttggtacgcttttaaacgaaccctggagcgattAGTTTGTGGAGACAAaatgattcgtactaaaacaagtccaaccgcaaaaagtactgcgccttttgaagtaatccagctgccgtaggccgatgcgctgctctagaaaatataatcaaatttttcaatataatgttaacaaatactttctctgtcaatttatgtgttgagtgtttacttataatatatatatatatatatatatatatatatatatatatatatatatatatatatatatatacacatatatatatatatatatatatatatatatatatatatatatatatgtgtatatatatatatatatatacacacacgtatatatacacacatatatatatatatatatatatatatatatatatatatatatatatatatatatatatacacacatatatatatacacatatatatatacatatatatacatatatatgtatatatatatatatatatatatatatatatatatatatatacatatatataaatatatacatatatataaatatatatatatatatatatatatatatatatacatatatatatatacacatatatatatacatatatatatatacatatatatgtatatatatatatatatatatacatatatatatatatatatacatatatatgtatatatacatatatatacatatatatatatatatacatatatatatatatatatatatacatatatatacatatatatatacatatatatacatatatatatatatatacatatatatatatatatacatatatatatatacatatacatatatatatacatatatacatatatatatatatatatacatatatatgtatacatatatatatatacacatatatatgtatatatatatatatatatatatatatatatatatatatatatatatacatatatatgtatacatatatatatatacatatatatatatatacatacatatatatatatatatatatatacatatatacatatatatgtatatatatatgtgtatatatatatatatgtatatatatatatgtgtatatatatatatatatatatatatgtatttatatatacatatacatgtatatatatatatatatatatatatatatatatatatatatatatatatatgtgtatatatatatatatatatatatatatatatatatatatatatatatacacacacacacatatatatacatatatatatatatatatatatgtatatatatatatatatatatatatatatatatatatatatgtatgtatgtatatatatatatatatatatatatatatatatatatatatatatatatacacacatatatatttacacacacatatatatatacatatatatatacacatatatatatacacatatatacatatatatatacatatatatatacatatatatatatatatacatatatatatatacatatatacatatatatatatacatacatatatatatatacatatatatatatatatatatatatacatatacgtatatatatatatatatatacatacatatatataaatatatatatacatatatacatatatatatatatatatatatatatatatatatatatatacatatatatatatatacatatatatatatatacatatatatatatatacatatatatatatatatatatacatatacgtatatatatatacatacatatatatatatatatatacatatatatatatatatatacatacatatatatatatatacatatatatatatatatatatacatatatatatatatatatatatacatatatatatatatacatatacatatatatatatatatatatacatatatatacatatatatatatatacatatatatacatatacatacatatatatatatatatatacatacatatatatatatatatacatatatgtatatatatatatatatatacacatatatatgtatacatatatatatatatacatatacatgtatacatatatacatatatatatatatatatatacatatatatatatatatacatatatatatatatatatatatatatatatatatatatacatacacatatatatatatacatatatatacatatatatatata
This portion of the Danio rerio strain Tuebingen ecotype United States chromosome 3, GRCz12tu, whole genome shotgun sequence genome encodes:
- the LOC137487210 gene encoding uncharacterized protein, yielding MEETRRHEKIIDNSLKRKDKNCFPCTHCGISLASKHGLRNHMMIHTGEKPFTCTQCGKSFRHPSNLINHMMIHTGEKPFTCSQCGMSFRHTTNFGRHMLTHTGEKTHKCDQCGKTFLMASYLKRHLRVHTEEKPCSCTVCGKSFRDQDGLRSHQKIHTGVREHICLECEKTFITAVKLKMHERIHTGEKPYKCSHCDKSFCLLESLKSHQRTHTGEKPYKCSHCDKRFSLSGILKTHERTHTGEKPYMCSHCDKRFSAFGNLKRHERTHTGEKPYMCSHCDERFIDSRNLKKHERIHATENPCNLEGVRSP